Below is a genomic region from Leptospira venezuelensis.
CATTTGTTGGAATTCCAACATGCTTGTATCTGCGTAGTAGGAACTCCTATATTCCTCTAAGTCTTCGACCTCTGCCTGAAATTAAAAACTCTGTGTCCTCCGTGAACTCAGTGCGAACCCTTATGAGCCGAAAAAAACGAGCTTATGTCTTCGAAAAACATTTGAAAGGCCTGGTTAGGGTCCAAGAATGGAGCCTCATGAGCGAAGAATCCATAGACACGATTATCGGTGAAGACATCCAATTCCGGGGCAAGCTACGTTTCAATAATGCGCTAAAGATCAAGGGCCAATTCAAAGGCACAATTGAGACAACAGGCTCTTTAATCGTTGGAGAAACTGGAAGAGTCGAGGCAGATATCGAAACAGGAACCCTGGAAATCGAGGGAGACCTAAAAGGAAATATCAGTGCTGCCTCCAAGGTTTCCGTTCGCAAAACAGGAAAATTAGTTGGAGACGTTCGCACCCCGGATCTCGAAATCGAATCAGGAGCAAAATTCAGCGGGAATTGCATAATGTAATTATGCCCCAGCATGGACCTGACTTTCATAACCTACCAAATTCATCCATCCAAGGCCTAACTCCCCTCCAGTCCCATGTGTTCGGGACAAAGTTCGGAGGGGTTTCTGATCCTTTCAAGATCCTCTCTCAAAATATTTCAGATCTTCCTTCTCCGTTTTTATTACCGGACATGGATGAATCTATCCGCATTCTTCAAATCGCAGTTAAAGAAAATAAATCTATCTTACTCTATGGAGATAGAGATAGTGATGGCGTTTGTTCTACAAGTTTGCTCGCCAATTTTTTAAAAGGAATTCATCCAGGAAAACTCACAGTCAAAACTTCCAGCGAAGAAGATTACGGTCTATGTGAACCTGCAATGAAATATGTTAGAGAGGTGGGACCAGACCTACTCGTGACTCTGGACTTTGGAACAAGTAATAGTACCGAAATAGAGGAATTGAACCAAGAAGGAATGCAAGTAGTTGTTCTGGATCACCACGAGATCCCGGAAAGGATACCTTCTTCTTGTAAGCTAATCTCTCCTAAAAGAGGAGATTCTCTTTACCCTACCGAAAAAATCTGCACTTCCGTAATTTCCTGGAAACTGATCACCGCGTGGCTTTATTCTACATTAGATAATTATAATTCTTTGGTCTGGATCCCTGATGGAGAAACATTCTTTAGTGGTTCTCTCGTAAAGAATGGGATTAAACTTTTTCAAGGAGATAAGTCAGAAGCAGAAAAACGTTTTTCTGGAACTTTTATAGATTGGCCTACTACATCCAAAACTCAGTATCCTGAAAGAGAAGTTTTCTATTCTCAAATTTCTTCTTCTCCTGCAATCTGGGAGCAGGTTTTGAAAAATCTAGATCTTGCTTCTATCGGAACCATCACAGACATGATGCCTCTTGTAGGAGAAAATCGGATCATAGTCAAAGAAGGTTGTTTTACTCTTCAGAAGATTAAAACGGGTGAATTTTCTCATCGTCCTGGTCTAGAAAAACTTTTCTCACAATTGGATCTAGACAAGAAGAAGGTGCTCTCCAGAGATCTGGGCTGGAGTATAGGTCCTGCATTGAACGCTGCAGGTAGAATGCAAAAAACAGAAGCAGCACTTTCACTTCTTCTTTCCAACTCCGACAAAGAAGCCGAAACACTAGCAATTGATCTTCTAAAATTGAATGATGAAAGAAGAGAGAGAACCAAAAGAAATTTATTCAGGGTAGAAGGTTTTCTAAAAAGGAAAAGAGAAAGAACAGAAAGGCCAATCCTATTCTGTTACGAACCTGATTTCGAACCTGGAGTCTCCGGGATCGTAGCCACTAAACTTGTGGAACAATACAAAAGACCTGTTGTATTCATTGCCCCGGATCATGGACACGCGAAAGGAAGTGTAAGAGCTTACGGACGAGAGAATGTTCTAAACCTTCTTAAAAAAGCAGAAAATATTTTTCATCAATTTGGCGGTCATAAGGAAGCAGGTGGTTTTTCTCTTTCCATCGATCAAATCCCGAGACTTGCAGAAATTCTTTTCCAAGAAGCAGGAAGTTGGCTGGAATCAGAAAAAGTTTCAGGCTTAAAAGAAGAAGCCAAAAGTTTAGTAAGCTTGAGACCTCATGAGTTAAGAGAAAATTTATACATCGAGCTTGGACTATTCGAACCTTTTGGTATGGAAAATCCAGCGCCTCTACTCTCTGTAAAAGGTGCAAAAATACTTTCTTATCGTCCATTATCAGACGGCAAACATGCAAGGTTCAAAATTTTGACATCTTCTGAATCCATCCAATGTATTGTCTGGAATAAGGCAGAAGAGTTCTCGCAAGTATTAAGAGAAAAAGGTGAGTTAGATCTTTGGGGTTGTTTAGAAGAGAACACTTTCAAGGGAAAGACCAGCCTTCAATTCGTGGTCCAATCCTTCGAATAAATCAATCTTCTGATTCGTTAAAATCGGAATCTGGTGAACTCGCTTCTGACTGTTGTTGCTTAGACTGATCCCCGTTTTGACGACCACCTTTTCTGTTACGATCTTTAAATCGACCGCCGCCACCTTCTCTTTCTTTACGATTTCGGTTCGGACGGCCACCTTGTTGCTGCCCGCCTTCTCTTCTACCACCGCCGCCACCAATACTGTTTGGTAGAACTGGTCTTTTACGGAGAGAAATTTCCCAGAAGAATGCAGACTGTAAGGCCCTATCATTATTGTCCGCAATCGCATTGATCTTATAAACGTAAAACGCGTCGTAGAAGAAGTCTTTCTTACGGAAAAAATTGTTTTGGCTAGCTTTGTCGTCTTCGATATGAGTAAATCTTTCCTGAGACGCAAATACCTTAATCAGTCTTTCCTTATCTTTTTTAGGAGTTCCTAATCTTTGGAAAATAGGCTCCAAAGATTGTTTTAAAGAAGCAACCAGGTGCCCGCCACTCTTCTTAGTTAAGGACTCTTCAGCAAGGTCGGAGAATAAAAGTGCATAAAATATCTGAGGTGTGAGTTCTTCTCTTTCTGAAAGAAGTTTGTCAGCGATCACCAAACGTTTTCCAACTCTGGTTTCTAAAAACTTTTCGCCGAAGTCCGGATTTTTTCTGCGTTCTCTTTCGAACGCTTCCTTGAGTAGGACTTCCAAAAGTGAATTCTGCGCCATCCCCTGGAAAATAAGAGAAGTTCTCCAAGTGCGGAAAATTTTATTATATTCTTCCAACATACGGGAAGAAGAAGCTTTTTCCAACTCGTGAACATTCTTCTTAATAGATTTAGACGTACCTTTATCGATCTTAAGACCCAGAAGTACAGCGAACTTTACTGCGCGCAACATTCTGACAGGATCTTCTCTAAATGAGATATCAGGATTTCCGATTACTCTAAGTTGTCTACTTTGGATATCTTCGTATCCGCCTACATAATCCACGATGGAATCATTACGGATATCATAGTATAACGCATTGATCGTAAAATCTCTTCTGGCAGCGTCTTCTTGTGGAGTTCCGAATTTGTTGTCCCGTTTGATCAGATAATCCTGATCTTCTACAGGTTTTTCGAAACGATGTTCTGGAAGAGAACGAAAAGTACTGACCTCGATCACTTTCCCCTTAAAGAGAATATGAACGATCTTAAATCTGCGACCGATGATGCGACAGTTATTAAAGATTTTTTTAATTTGATTCGGAGTCGCGTTGGTAACAACGTCGAAATCTTTTGGCTTGCGTCCCAAAAGAAGGTCCCGCACTCCTCCGCCCACGATATAGGCCTTGTATCCGAATTTGTGGAGACGGTGGATGATCTTTACCGCATCCTCGTCGATCATTGTCTTCCGGATTGGATGCGAATCCCGATAAAACCTCTTCCCCTCCGGATAAATAAGAATGTCGTCGACGGATCCTATTTTTTTCTTGAAGAGATTGGACAGAAATTTCATATGATGGGATAGTTAAGTCCTATAATCCCCGTCGGACCCCTACCTGCAAGTAAAAATCTATGAACAACGAGGCAAAGTTCGAAGACCGCCCCAGAGCCGCAGAAAGGCTGAAGATCAAGTATCTTCGGCTTCGTTCTTCCTGGCTAAAAATCAAAGAAAAAGGCTCTCGCAAAATTTCTTTCCTGCTCGTACCACATGATCACGAAGCAGTACTGAATGTAGAGCTAAGTGTTTTTATGGCTGCATTCTTAGGAGTACTTTCTGTCCTACTTTTTGTACTCGCGAGCGCATTTGTAGTGTACATGAACTTCTTTTTTGTACCAAATCGGGAGTTGATCCGAGAGACTGACAATAATGTCGGGTTATTTCTTTATTATAACTCTCTTCTCAAAGATGCTAAGAAAGAAATTTCCGGATTAGAAAAGAAAACAGAACAGTTAAACTTAGTCGCTTGGGAAGAAGTCCCCTGGAAAAGAATTCTTACCTTTGATTACGTACCTGAGTTCAGCTTAAAGAAGAATATTCCTGAATCATCGACTAACATGGATTTATATTCTGATACAGTCGAAGGTTTTGCGGAAAGAAATATTGAATTATACAAGATCAAACATGCCTTCCAAAACGCATTTGATTATTTGGAAGAAAGAGAATCCATTCTATATGCAATGCCGAGAGGTCGTCCTTTAAAACCTGGAGTAGGATTTGTGACTTCTACTTTTGGAGGAAGAGTGGATCCGTTCGGTTTAGTCGAGATGGGAGAGTTCCACTCAGGTATAGACTTTGCGGCAGGCGAAGGAATTCCTATCTACGCAACTGCTCCAGGAGTGATAGAAGATAATGGACAATCAGCAGGTGGACTCGGAAAAAGTATTCGTATCAATCACTTGAACGGATTTTATACTGTGTATGGCCACTGTTCCGTAGTCTTTGTAGAAAAAGGACAAATTGTTACCAGAGGTCAACATATAGGCAATGTAGGCTCCACAGGAAAGGCCACAGGTCCTCACGTGCATTATGAGGTCCATATAGGTTACGATCCTCCTATGGACCCTGCAGAATTCGTGAATATGGAATAAATTTTAATCTCTCCGAAACTTTCTCGATTCGGGGAACGAATATAAGAGAAAAAAGATCCAAAGAAGGAACCATGTATAAAGTCATAGAGATTGGCTGGTTAAAAAATTTCGTCCAAGCCACGATCAGCAGCGATTGGGAAGGAATTTCCACATTCAGCATTTTAGTAGTCATCGCATTTTTAGCGGCTTCCTATCTTCTACCAAAAGAACTTGAAAGAAGAAATTTAGAACCAGCTCATGCAGATTGGCTTTTAATCTTAGGGGTTTTTGGAACATTCGTAGGCGCTAAGATATTTTTTATTTTCGAGATTTGGGACCAGATTTTCGTAGATACCCCTGGTTTTGACGGAATATACCTATATCCACTAACCCACTTTTACGGATTCCCTGGTCGTCCTGGTCTTTGGTCTAGTTTATTCTCGGGAAGCGGCTTGGTATTTTACGGAGGATTCCTATTCGGGATCTTATTTATCAGCCTGTACATGATCCAAAACAAATTGGATGTAAAGGCTTACTTGGATGCAACAATTCCGAGTATGGCATTAGGCTATGCAATTGGTAGATTAGGATGTTTTGTTTCAGGAGATGGCTGTTATGGATTTGCGACCCACCATCATATTCCACTTTTAACTTTTACATACTGGCCGACTAGTGCAGTTCCAAGCGGAGTTCCCGTTTGGAATACCCCGGTAATGGAAGCTGCTGTATCGTTTCTATTCTTCATATACTTCCAAAAATGGGCAAGATTTCAGAACTTCAAAAAGTTTAGCTTAGGTGCTCAATATCTAATCCTTCATGGACTTGCAAGATTAGCCATAGAATTCTTAAGAGTAAATAAAGCGGTAATACCGTTCTTCGATCCTCCTGTCCAAGCAAACATTCCAGGAGCTAACGGAGAAACTACAACCTTCTTAAACGGATACTACTGGCATGGATTTTCCCAATCTCAGTACGTATCAATTGCGATTATCTTGGTTGGTTTATATTTCTTAGTGAAATGGAAGTTATGGGAGAAGGAACCAGTCCCAGCTTAGGAGACACGGAGAACACAAAGGAAATTATAAATCACGCAGAGTCGCGGAGACGCAGAGGGTGTGAAAAAGTTTGTAAGAACTCCTACACAGTCTTTGGTTCTTCGTCGTATAATAATGTAGGAATTTCCTACATTATTAAAATTTTCTCAACCTTATCGACTTCGCGTGATAAATACTTTGCGGCTTTGCGCCTCTGCGTGAGAAGCCCTCTGTGTTCTCCGTGTGCTCTGTGCGAATCCTTTGAGCTATTCGCCTGAGGTGTGGATATTTTCCCCTTTGATCGTTCTGATCATATCAGCAGTATTTAAATAATTTGTAGTTTTAAAAAGGACCTTTCCATCCGGAGAGAAGATTACAAAAAATGGAAGCCCAATTTTTAATTCAGGAAACCTGGGATCATTTTCATATATTAAAAAATCTTTATCATCGTCCCTGATTTTCAACAAGATAGTTTTGCCGAGCGCTTGATTCAAAGTTGGATCCGAGATAGTTAGGTCTTCGAAAGCCTTACAGTTGGAACACCAATCTGCATAAAAATCTGCGAACACTAAACGATCTTCTGCTCGTGCAGTCTCGAATGCAGTATCAGAAATCCTATGCCATTCTAAATTTCCATGCTCTTCAACAAGATCCTTCTTGATCCCACCTGGAGCAGTTCCCCAACCCGCAAGTCGGATGAGGATCGCACTGGAACAAATCAACCCGGTAAGAAGTAACGCCTTCTTCATTCTTTCAGTGCGAAGAAGGGACTCCGATTGGTAAAAGTATGCTGTGAGTAAAACTCCAAGCGCAGCAGCCAAAATTCCAAGGCTTAAATCGAAAGGAACAGCCCATAATTGCATTGCCTTATTATAATAAGACCAAGCAAAATAGAAGACCACAAATCCCAAAACGATCTGAATCCATCTGGTCCATCTACCTCCACGAGGAAGGGAAAGTCCGAATACACCTAAAAATAAAAACGGCAATCCCAGACCCAGTCCGAACAATGCCATCTTAAATGAGGAAACAGCTAAAGAATAAATACTAATACTTTGGACCCCGGCAGTCACCTGGATCAAAATCGCAACTACGATCGGCCCGACACAAGGAGAAGATAAAAAACCTGCCCCCATTCCCAAGAGGAACGTTCCTTTCCACCCTTGGCAGCCTTTCCATTCTTTCACTGGAAAAATCGGTAGATGCAAAATTCCTAATGAAGCAAGTCCCAATAAAAAAATAATAACAGCTAAAAATAAATTGGTTCCTGGAAATCTTAGAACAGTGTTAAATGCACCACCTGAAACTCCTGCTACGAGCCCAAAGCAGAAATACATGGATGCAAGCCCTGCATAATACACCAAAGGGTGGAACATTTTGTTCGTTGCAGTTTCTCCCCTTGCTTGTATGATCCCAACTGTGATCGGATACAAAGGGTAAACACAAGGGAGAAGACTTGCACATAGTCCACCCAAGATCAGAAAGATTGCGGAATGAAACCCGAACTCCGACCCTGAAATTCCAGTCTCCAACCATTTGTTTAAAGAAGACATCCAAGACTCAGATACGATCTGAGACTGAGCTTGTAAGGAGCTAGTTAGGAAAAAGAAGAATATTAGAAGTCCGGCTCTTAGGCCAAACATTGAGGAGAGAAGGATCCGAATTTTCTTCATGAGATGGACGATTACACCCAAACAGGATTTGTCTTTCCCCTATGATTCATTATCGGATCCATAACCTCGAAACCAAGTTGCGATTTCTAAAAGTATGGTCAATCCTGAATTCCCGGATCGGTGACACCCTAGATTTGGTCCGTACATGTTTGGACGAAGCGGACGGGCGGAAAGGACGGAAAAAGCCCGATCCTCTCCTAAAAAAAGACCGGGCATCAGTTGGAAGACTACTTCAGATGGCGAACTGAAGAGTGAGTGAGAAATAGGTACTATTTCGGTCCAGATTGAATTGTTTTTGGTTTTTGATCGCGTCTCCTGCGTAAAGAACAGTCGCTCCTGCCCAGATCGAGAAGTAATCGTTAATCTTCTTGATATAAATCAGGTCATATTCCAGGAGAAGTCTGTGTCCAGGTTGCCAATTTTTCAGGAAAGGATTATTGGCATAGTTTTCGGTACTTCCTGTGACAGTCTTATTCGCGAGAAAGTCTCCGTTCGCATCGTACCCGGTTGTTCCACTAACCGCGTTCCTGTTACCGTCATACCAAGCATCTTGGACTTTATCCTTTCGAATATCGTAAACTGCGAATATAAATCTTCCCCAGGTATCATCATAGTATTGGATATGAACGGAAGAAGTTCTTACGTTTGCCCAGAAGGCAGCGTTTGCGATACCATTTCCTGAATCGAAATAAGGGAAACCGCCTGATCTTGTAGCAAATAAAGGATCCCAGGTTGCAGATCTTCCGTCACTTCTATTCGGGTCACCGGACGCTCTTGCAAATTGAACTCCCACACGAAAACCTTTATAGGTATACCCTGTTTGAGCTAAGAAGAAGGATGCGTCATGCTGGACAGTTTCCTTGTAGGCAGCGTGTTTGTTCGATCCAGATCCGATTGTTGTATTCAGACTATCCCAAGAAGCGTCTATTGTTTGGCCAGTGCTTCCTGTTTGGGCTGCGTATTCTAAACCCCAGTCCCAAGATTTTCCAGCAGGTAGACTTCTACCAGAAGCAGTTCTATTGCTCAAACGAACACCAGTCGTGAAAAGATTATCTCTACCGTTCGTTCTTTCGTTTGGATCCACAAGAGGACCGGTTGCTGTAGTAGTATTATACTTTTTGATAACGCCAATCTCATATAGATCGACTACTAGTTCTTCGGACGGTTTCCAAGTATTGTATAAGAAAGCAAGATATGTATCGTTAAGAGCTTTCGCTCCGCCAACCTTCTGGTTATTTGCAGTTACGAATCCGTTCGGACCATTACTTTCTTCCGCAAGAACAGTATAACCTGCATGAGTGGACCAAGTCTTAGTATCGAACGCCACTCTAACTCCATCAAAAGAGTTACCGATCTGGCTATCGTTACGAGCACCTATAATCCTGGAATCTCCGTAAGAGAAAACCTGACGACCTAAATACAATTTTGTATAAGGAAGAAAATCCTTCCAGATCACATACGCTTCTCGGATATCAGTATTATTTTTTACTGGTACCTGGCTTCCGGGAGCATACGCAGTACCGATAGAATTTGTAAAAGAAGTTGGACCGTATCCTGTCCCGCTCGGGTCTTTATATTGTCCATACAAACGAGTGTCTTGGATAGTTAATTTCACCGCGAAGGATTCGTTGATATCTAAAAGTGTCCAGAACTGGCTGTTTTGCGTAACGTAGTTTTTTGAATCACTTGTGGATTTATCAAAATCCTGGTTATTAAAATTTTCGAATCTAGGACGGATCTGCAAACCGAATCGGAGGTTATCAGTGAGCCAAAGATTATAGCTTTTTTTAACTGAATCCTGGTGCTCGGGTGTTAATAGTAAAGTTCCAAGTAATTCCCCATCTAATTTACCTTTCCATGGACTTTTATAAGGAGCAGCTGGAACTTTATCCTTATCTTTGTCCTTTGCATCCGCATTAGTAGTCGGAGTAGCAGAAGGAGTTTGGGTAGAAGGAGCCACAGTTTTCTCGTCTGCAGCATTAGGCTTAACCGGAGTGGTCTCAGCTTGAGTTACTATTTCCTGTTTCGGGGGCTCTACCCCTTCAGCCCATAGGCTCCCTAAGCCAAAAAGCCCGAAAGATAAAAAGAGTCGGACTGGTAAGAGTGAATATTTTTTGTTCCGACTCGGTCGGCTCAGTATTGTATTTTTTAACATATTGGGAGTCCCTTATTTTGGATTAAAATCCAATATAGCGGATATAAATTAGAGTTTAGCAGATTCTGTAAACAATTTATTTGATATTTTCCTAGATTTTTTGACCTTGGGTCGCTTTTTTGAACCTAAAATCCACATTTAATCTGACAAATCGTCATTTCCTCCGTTAAAGTAGAATATTCCGAAACTTCTTTTCCATCCAGGATTGTGCAGAAAGACCGATAGAATAAGATAGAATGTATAGAAAGACAAAATACATAGCCAGAGTTAGCATCTTAGTCTTTCTGCTATTCTCCCCTACATTACAAAAATTGAATCCAATTCCAGTCTCGATCAGTACTGAACCGGACCTGGACTATAATTACGAGTATGAGAAAAATGGTGTATATACCAAGTTTTCCGACTGGGTCCCGTATAAACTGCATAAATGGGAACCTAAGTTTTTAGAAGACTACTACGAAATGTATGGTCTCAAACTTCATTATAAAGAGAATGAACTCAGAAGGAATATATTCTTTCTAAAGGCCGGCTTACAAAAAAGATTCCGTCATCCAAGAAACGCTCTTTGCAGAGTAACCAACGAAGAAGAATACCATAAATACAGACTTCTGATCTTTATGCATATGAATCTGCAGATCATGAGATCCTACATGAGGATAGCTTCTCAATTTGATAAAAGACATTTATATTTTTATAATTTAGATTTCGCTCACGAACTAAAACAATCCTTCGAAGTTGCGGATTCATTCTATAAAGAAGCTATTCCTTACTGGGAAGCCTCCAGAAAATACGCAGATCAGGCTTCGGAAATAGATTATGATCTGGATCTTGGAACCATAGAAACGGAAAGATACGAGATAATCACAGGCAAGCTGGACTTCGGCCAGATCATTTCAGACCACAGAGAAAGACTGACTAAAAAAAGAGAAACTGTAGGCGCCTATCTGGCTAAATATCCAGAAGCGGATAAACCGAATCTGGATCAGATCCCCTAGCTGCATTCTCACGCAGAGGCGCGGAGTCGCAAAGTTTTTTTTGCGTTTTGTTAGAACTCCTACATCCCACCACCTCTCTGCGGCTTAGTGGCTCTGCGTGGAAATTATTTCTTCGTATCTCTATCTCTCTGCGTGCCCATAAAAAAACCCCGGAAAAGTCCGGGGTTTTTTAATCCATACTGAATTCTTACGATTAGCAAGAATAAGTAGTAAGGAACTCGAATGGGTGAGGACGTCCTTCCCAAGGCCAAATTTCGGTTTCGAATTTGTATGCTTTGTAAGTTTGGATGAACTCTTCGGTAAATACGTTTCCTTTTTTGAAAATTTCTTTACCAGCTAACATATGCTCCACTGCTTCTCTAAGAGTGTGAGGCATTTGTTGGATTCCTTTTTCGCGGATCTCATCCAAAGAAAGTTCAAATAAGTCTTCTTCCCGAGGTGGTCCCGGATCGATCTTATTCTGGATACCGTCGATTCCTGCCATAAGCAATGCAGCAAATGCAAGATAAGGGTTCGCAGAAGAATCTGGGAAGCGGAACTCAACACGTTTAGCTTTTTCGCCGCTAACGAACGGAATTCTCGCGCAAGCAGAACGGTTCTGAGCAGAATAAGCTAAGATCGCAGGAGCTTCGAATCCTGGAAGAAGTCTCTTATAGGAGTTAGTGGATGCGTTAGTGAAAGCAGCAACAGTTTTTCCGTGCTTCAATACACCACCAGTATAGTTAAGAGCAAGCTCGCTCAAACCTTGGTATCCGTTTCCTGCAAACAGGTTTTTGCCATCTTTCCAAATAGATTGGTGGCAGTGCATACCGTTACCATTGTCTCCGTAAAGAGGTTTAGGCATGAAGGTCGCAGTTTTTCCCCATTTATGAGCTACGTTCTTAACAACGTATTTCAATTTTTGAACGTTATCTGCTGCTTCAATAAGAGTTCCGAATTTAACTCCGATCTCTCCTTGAGCCTGAGCAACCTCGTGGTGAACCACGAAAGTTTCCATTCCGATCTTATGAAGAGTTTTAACGATATCCGCACGAAGGTCAACTTGAGAATCCACAGGAGCTACTGGGAAGTAACCACCTTTGGTTCCTGGACGGTGTCCAGTGTTGATGGAACCTGGCATATCGGTGTGAGAATTCCAAATACCTTCGGAAGAATCTAATTCATAATACTGAATATTGATCGCATCTCTTACTTTCAAACCATCGAAAAGGAAGAATTCGTTCTCTGGTCCGAAATATACGGTATCACCGATCCCAGAATCTTTCAGGTATTTCACCGCATTTTTAGCGATGGAACGAGGGCATTTTTCGTAAGCTTGGTTCTTATAGATATCCCATACATCACAGAATACTACTAAAGTAGGGTCTGCAGTGAACGGATCTAAAAAGATGGAAGTTGGATCAGGGATCAACTGCATGTCCGATTTGTGGATCGGCTGCCAAGCAGGGATGGAAGAACCGTCAAAAGGAAGTCCTTTTAGAGTGTCTTCTTCTACGGAATCTACGTGGTAAGAAACGTGGTGCCAAGCTCCTTTAATATCCGTAAAACGGAAATCGTAGAAAAGAATCTTGTTCGCTTTTGCGAAAGCGATCACTTCTGCGGCATTTTTCGCCATTGATACTTATCTCCTATATCTTTGTACTAGGGGTCTCTAATTCGCACGCGAAAAGCGTGTCCTGCTTATGTTTATGCAAGAGATGTGCCAAATCCTAATTCCCATCTTGCAAGTATCTTTCTTCTCAATAAAAAAAGAAGGAGCCCCTTGAAAAGCAGTCCATGCTCAGGCTAAAAATCCTTGAACCTGAGGCAATCAGTAAAAAACTCCGATTGAATGGATTCGATAGAATTTTCAGCCCCGAGGTCCTGGATCTATCTGTCCTTTGTCCTGCGCTAGTTTGGTACACTACGCTCAAAATATAATCATGGGAGAAACCATGCAGACCCTTGCCAAATGGCCTAGTCCATCCGAACTTTCTTTTTCAGACGGGAGAGAAGTCGGAGCAGAAATTCCGGATTCCAAAGAATATTTTCAATCAGTGTTGGCATGGGCAAAGGAGAATGATGCAGAAGAATACTTTCTCGTTCCTTTGGAAGAATGGGTTCCTTCTACTAAATTGTTATCTACACTTCCCTCTTATCCAGTCCGCGCCCAAATGGATATTCCAGATCCAGTAACCTTCTCCTATTTACTCCCACCTGTATTATTCGGGAAAAAACTTTGCTTCTGGACTTCGCAAGGGACTAGCCTAACAGACTCTTACATTCATGTACTAGGAAAAATAGAAAGATCCGAAGAACAACTTAGCAGAATTTTTGGGACTGAGATCCTTTCAATTCCTGAGATCATTTGGAAAGAAGAAGAAAAACATTCAAATTCTCTACTATTAGAAAGAAAATTATGGGGAAGAAGAGAGAATGGCAAAAGATATTCGTCCTCCTTCTCTTTTGCAAAAGCGTTTTTTGTAGGATCTTTGACTGACATTAGAGAAGTCTATGAATATGAATTAGTATCTCCAGGCCGATCCGAGTTAGAAGCCGCGATCCATAAGTTTTTATTTAAAAGGGCAGATTCCAAATACTTCTCTCTTTTATCCTCTTTGGGAAAAACCGAATCAGAGAATGGATTCGTTTTTAAACCTAAGGTCTATTTTTCATTCGGACTACAACTTATGATACTAGCATGCGTGATTGCAGAAGCCTACGAAGAATTAGTCTCTCGCTTCATACAAGAAAGGCCACAACACAAAGAAGCACTGAATAAGTTAGAAGAATGGACTAAAAAAGAATTTCATCCCAAAACAGAAGCCGGAATGGAAGCAATCTTTGAAGAAAGAGTCGTTCATTTATTGGATAAATATTCAGACAGAACTGACAGATTCCTT
It encodes:
- a CDS encoding bactofilin family protein, coding for MSEESIDTIIGEDIQFRGKLRFNNALKIKGQFKGTIETTGSLIVGETGRVEADIETGTLEIEGDLKGNISAASKVSVRKTGKLVGDVRTPDLEIESGAKFSGNCIM
- the recJ gene encoding single-stranded-DNA-specific exonuclease RecJ — encoded protein: MPQHGPDFHNLPNSSIQGLTPLQSHVFGTKFGGVSDPFKILSQNISDLPSPFLLPDMDESIRILQIAVKENKSILLYGDRDSDGVCSTSLLANFLKGIHPGKLTVKTSSEEDYGLCEPAMKYVREVGPDLLVTLDFGTSNSTEIEELNQEGMQVVVLDHHEIPERIPSSCKLISPKRGDSLYPTEKICTSVISWKLITAWLYSTLDNYNSLVWIPDGETFFSGSLVKNGIKLFQGDKSEAEKRFSGTFIDWPTTSKTQYPEREVFYSQISSSPAIWEQVLKNLDLASIGTITDMMPLVGENRIIVKEGCFTLQKIKTGEFSHRPGLEKLFSQLDLDKKKVLSRDLGWSIGPALNAAGRMQKTEAALSLLLSNSDKEAETLAIDLLKLNDERRERTKRNLFRVEGFLKRKRERTERPILFCYEPDFEPGVSGIVATKLVEQYKRPVVFIAPDHGHAKGSVRAYGRENVLNLLKKAENIFHQFGGHKEAGGFSLSIDQIPRLAEILFQEAGSWLESEKVSGLKEEAKSLVSLRPHELRENLYIELGLFEPFGMENPAPLLSVKGAKILSYRPLSDGKHARFKILTSSESIQCIVWNKAEEFSQVLREKGELDLWGCLEENTFKGKTSLQFVVQSFE
- the pcnB gene encoding polynucleotide adenylyltransferase PcnB produces the protein MKFLSNLFKKKIGSVDDILIYPEGKRFYRDSHPIRKTMIDEDAVKIIHRLHKFGYKAYIVGGGVRDLLLGRKPKDFDVVTNATPNQIKKIFNNCRIIGRRFKIVHILFKGKVIEVSTFRSLPEHRFEKPVEDQDYLIKRDNKFGTPQEDAARRDFTINALYYDIRNDSIVDYVGGYEDIQSRQLRVIGNPDISFREDPVRMLRAVKFAVLLGLKIDKGTSKSIKKNVHELEKASSSRMLEEYNKIFRTWRTSLIFQGMAQNSLLEVLLKEAFERERRKNPDFGEKFLETRVGKRLVIADKLLSEREELTPQIFYALLFSDLAEESLTKKSGGHLVASLKQSLEPIFQRLGTPKKDKERLIKVFASQERFTHIEDDKASQNNFFRKKDFFYDAFYVYKINAIADNNDRALQSAFFWEISLRKRPVLPNSIGGGGGRREGGQQQGGRPNRNRKEREGGGGRFKDRNRKGGRQNGDQSKQQQSEASSPDSDFNESED
- a CDS encoding M23 family metallopeptidase, translating into MNNEAKFEDRPRAAERLKIKYLRLRSSWLKIKEKGSRKISFLLVPHDHEAVLNVELSVFMAAFLGVLSVLLFVLASAFVVYMNFFFVPNRELIRETDNNVGLFLYYNSLLKDAKKEISGLEKKTEQLNLVAWEEVPWKRILTFDYVPEFSLKKNIPESSTNMDLYSDTVEGFAERNIELYKIKHAFQNAFDYLEERESILYAMPRGRPLKPGVGFVTSTFGGRVDPFGLVEMGEFHSGIDFAAGEGIPIYATAPGVIEDNGQSAGGLGKSIRINHLNGFYTVYGHCSVVFVEKGQIVTRGQHIGNVGSTGKATGPHVHYEVHIGYDPPMDPAEFVNME
- a CDS encoding prolipoprotein diacylglyceryl transferase → MYKVIEIGWLKNFVQATISSDWEGISTFSILVVIAFLAASYLLPKELERRNLEPAHADWLLILGVFGTFVGAKIFFIFEIWDQIFVDTPGFDGIYLYPLTHFYGFPGRPGLWSSLFSGSGLVFYGGFLFGILFISLYMIQNKLDVKAYLDATIPSMALGYAIGRLGCFVSGDGCYGFATHHHIPLLTFTYWPTSAVPSGVPVWNTPVMEAAVSFLFFIYFQKWARFQNFKKFSLGAQYLILHGLARLAIEFLRVNKAVIPFFDPPVQANIPGANGETTTFLNGYYWHGFSQSQYVSIAIILVGLYFLVKWKLWEKEPVPA